A single region of the Syngnathus acus chromosome 6, fSynAcu1.2, whole genome shotgun sequence genome encodes:
- the LOC119124314 gene encoding zona pellucida sperm-binding protein 3-like isoform X50 produces the protein MRMKHTAACLAALALLGSVCVGYQVPHDQQQAKHVLERPLTWSYPEGPTNPVAPVPDFELRHPVPAATVSVECGERQARVEVQLDFFGIGQFIKPSDLTLGPCGPVAEDTQAHVLIFQPELQDCGSISRTTDDALIYTFSLNYNPTRLGESPVVRTNEAAVIVECHYPRHHNVSSLPLDPQWIPFSAVRVAEEFLYFTLTLRTDDWMYERPRYQYYLGDMIRIEASVRQYHHVPLRVFVESCTATLSPDMNSSPRYTFLEQGCLIDARITGAESRFMQRTTENMLQFQFEAFRFQGADSGMLYITCHLRATSNGHDIDPEHRACSHIQNGWREASGVDSACSSCNALGGNQQPGNPWNPGDLHKGSQNNLGGGGDSQTGGIGWTIGGGGGSQTGGGSRTGGGSQTGGIGWTTGGGGGSETGGGSRTGGDSQTGGIGWTTGGGGSSQTGGGWTTGGGGGSQTGGGSQTGGIGWTTGGGGGSQTGGGSRTGGGWTTGGGGGSQTGGGWTTGGGGGSQTGGIGWTTGGGGGSQTGGGWTTGRGGGSQTGGGGSSGSGGGNDGGGGGNQPREQTWTTGFTGSTNTGTSWATVTRIGGGTPGTGTWQKTGRGKDEPDKQTVTWNPTGPGQSGASTTWTVTSSTSSSTQGGRKSRSVKSDQVYEWRGDVTLGPFEIAEKVV, from the exons ATGAGAATGAAGCACACCGCTGCGTGCCTTGCGGCACTGGCCCTGCTCGGCAGCGTCTGCGTCGGATATCAGGTGCCCCATGATCAGCAACAGGCCAAGCATGTACTTGAGAGGCCGCTCACCTGGAGCTACCCTGAAGGGCCCACGAATCCGGTCGCGCCTGTGCCCGATTTCGAGCTCAGGCACCCCGTCCCTGCAGCAACCGTATCAGTGGAGTGCGGAGAGAGGCAAGCGCGCGTGGAGGTCCAGTTGGACTTTTTTGGAATAGGCCAGTTCATCAAGCCCTCTGACCTGACGCTGGGTCCTTGTGGCCCAGTGGCTGAGGACACTCAAGCCCATGTGCTGATATTCCAGCCTGAGCTGCAAGACTGCGGCAGCATTTCGCGA ACGACAGATGATGCTCTCATCTACACTTTTTCTCTCAACTATAACCCCACAAGGCTGGGTGAATCCCCTGTTGTGAGGACCAACGAAGCTGCCGTGATTGTGGAATGTCACTACCCAAG GCACCACAACGTGAGCAGCCTCCCACTCGACCCACAATGGATACCATTCTCTGCAGTCAGGGTTGCAGAGGAGTTCTTATACTTCACTCTTACCCTGAGGACCG ACGACTGGATGTACGAGAGGCCTCGTTACCAGTACTACCTGGGAGACATGATCCGTATCGAGGCCTCCGTCAGGCAGTACCACCACGTGCCCCTACGCGTTTTTGTGGAAAGCTGCACGGCTACCCTCTCGCCCGATATGAATTCCAGCCCCAGATATACCTTCCTTGAACAGGG GTGTTTAATTGACGCGAGGATCACAGGCGCAGAGTCCAGGTTCATGCAACGAACAACAGAGAACATGCTCCAGTTCCAGTTTGAGGCATTCAGGTTCCAGGGTGCAGACAGCGGCATG CTTTACATTACCTGCCACTTGAGAGCCACGTCGAACGGCCACGACATTGATCCTGAACACAGGGCCTGCTCCCACATACAGAACGG CTGGAGGGAGGCCAGTGGCGTGGATTCAGCATGCTCCTCCTGTAATGCCCTTGGTGGAAATCAACAACCAGGCAACCCTTGGAACCCTGGTGACCTTCATAAGGGCAGTCAAAATAACCTCGGCGGAGGAGGCGACTCTCAAACAGGAGGCATTGGCTGGACCATCGGTGGTGGAGGCGGCTCTCAAACAGGTGGTGGCTCTCGAACAGGAG GCGGCTCTCAAACAGGAGGCATTGGCTGGACCACCGGTGGTGGAGGCGGCTCTGAAACAGGAGGTGGCTCTCGAACAGGAGGCGACTCTCAAACTGGAGGCATTGGCTGGACCACCGGTGGTGGAGGCAGCTCTCAAACAGGAGGCGGCTGGACCACCGGTGGTGGAGGCGGCTCTCAAACAGGAGGTGGCTCTCAAACAGGAGGCATTGGCTGGACCACCGGTGGTGGAGGCGGCTCTCAAACAGGAGGTGGCTCTCGAACAGGAGGCGGCTGGACCACCGGTGGTGGAGGCGGCTCTCAAACAGGAG GCGGCTGGACCACCGGTGGTGGAGGCGGCTCTCAAACAGGAG GCATTGGCTGGACCACCGGTGGTGGAGGCGGCTCTCAAACAGGAGGCGGCTGGACCACCGGTCGTGGAGGCGGCTCTCAAACAGGTGGCGGCGGAAGTAGTGGAAGTGGCGGTGGCAATGACGGTGGCGGTGGAGGAAATCAACCAAGGGAACAAACCTGGACCACTGGCTTCACTGGAAGTACCAACACAGGCACTTCCTGGGCTACTGTCACTAGGATTGGTGGAGGAACCCCTGGAACGGGCACCTGGCAAAAGACTGGAAGAGGCAAAGACGAACCAGACAAACAAACTGTTACTTGGAACCCCACTGGTCCCGGACAAAGTGGCGCAAGCACTACTTGGACCGTAACCAGCTCAACTAGTAGCAGTACACAGGGTGGAAGAAAGAGCCGTTCAGTGAAATCAGATCAAG TTTATGAATGGAGAGGTGATGTCACACTGGGTCCCTTCGAAATTGCAGAGAAAGTCGTTTGA
- the LOC119124314 gene encoding uncharacterized transmembrane protein DDB_G0289901-like isoform X11, whose product MRMKHTAACLAALALLGSVCVGYQVPHDQQQAKHVLERPLTWSYPEGPTNPVAPVPDFELRHPVPAATVSVECGERQARVEVQLDFFGIGQFIKPSDLTLGPCGPVAEDTQAHVLIFQPELQDCGSISRTTDDALIYTFSLNYNPTRLGESPVVRTNEAAVIVECHYPRHHNVSSLPLDPQWIPFSAVRVAEEFLYFTLTLRTDDWMYERPRYQYYLGDMIRIEASVRQYHHVPLRVFVESCTATLSPDMNSSPRYTFLEQGCLIDARITGAESRFMQRTTENMLQFQFEAFRFQGADSGMLYITCHLRATSNGHDIDPEHRACSHIQNGWREASGVDSACSSCNALGGNQQPGNPWNPGDLHKGSQNNLGGGGDSQTGGIGWTIGGGGGSQTGGGSRTGGGSQTGGIGWTTGGGGGSETGGGSRTGGGWTTGGGGGSQTGGGSQTGGIGWTTGGGGGSQTGGGSQTGGDPQTGGIGWTTGGGGGSQTGGGSRTGGGWTTGGGGGSQTGGGSRTGGDSQTGGIGWTTGGGGGSRTGGDSQTGGIDWTTGGGGGSETGGGSRTGGGWTTGGGGGSRTGGDSQTGGIGWTTGGGGGSQTGGIGWTTGGGGGSETGGGSRTGGGWTTGGGGGSRTGGDSQTGGIGWTTGGGGGSQTGGIGWTTGGGGGSETGGGSRTGGGWTTGGGGGSRTGGDSQTGGIGWTTGGGGGSRTGGGSQTGGESQTGGIGWTTGGGGGSQTGGGWTTGRGGGSQTGGGGSSGSGGGNDGGGGGNQPREQTWTTGFTGSTNTGTSWATVTRIGGGTPGTGTWQKTGRGKDEPDKQTVTWNPTGPGQSGASTTWTVTSSTSSSTQGGRKSRSVKSDQVYEWRGDVTLGPFEIAEKVV is encoded by the exons ATGAGAATGAAGCACACCGCTGCGTGCCTTGCGGCACTGGCCCTGCTCGGCAGCGTCTGCGTCGGATATCAGGTGCCCCATGATCAGCAACAGGCCAAGCATGTACTTGAGAGGCCGCTCACCTGGAGCTACCCTGAAGGGCCCACGAATCCGGTCGCGCCTGTGCCCGATTTCGAGCTCAGGCACCCCGTCCCTGCAGCAACCGTATCAGTGGAGTGCGGAGAGAGGCAAGCGCGCGTGGAGGTCCAGTTGGACTTTTTTGGAATAGGCCAGTTCATCAAGCCCTCTGACCTGACGCTGGGTCCTTGTGGCCCAGTGGCTGAGGACACTCAAGCCCATGTGCTGATATTCCAGCCTGAGCTGCAAGACTGCGGCAGCATTTCGCGA ACGACAGATGATGCTCTCATCTACACTTTTTCTCTCAACTATAACCCCACAAGGCTGGGTGAATCCCCTGTTGTGAGGACCAACGAAGCTGCCGTGATTGTGGAATGTCACTACCCAAG GCACCACAACGTGAGCAGCCTCCCACTCGACCCACAATGGATACCATTCTCTGCAGTCAGGGTTGCAGAGGAGTTCTTATACTTCACTCTTACCCTGAGGACCG ACGACTGGATGTACGAGAGGCCTCGTTACCAGTACTACCTGGGAGACATGATCCGTATCGAGGCCTCCGTCAGGCAGTACCACCACGTGCCCCTACGCGTTTTTGTGGAAAGCTGCACGGCTACCCTCTCGCCCGATATGAATTCCAGCCCCAGATATACCTTCCTTGAACAGGG GTGTTTAATTGACGCGAGGATCACAGGCGCAGAGTCCAGGTTCATGCAACGAACAACAGAGAACATGCTCCAGTTCCAGTTTGAGGCATTCAGGTTCCAGGGTGCAGACAGCGGCATG CTTTACATTACCTGCCACTTGAGAGCCACGTCGAACGGCCACGACATTGATCCTGAACACAGGGCCTGCTCCCACATACAGAACGG CTGGAGGGAGGCCAGTGGCGTGGATTCAGCATGCTCCTCCTGTAATGCCCTTGGTGGAAATCAACAACCAGGCAACCCTTGGAACCCTGGTGACCTTCATAAGGGCAGTCAAAATAACCTCGGCGGAGGAGGCGACTCTCAAACAGGAGGCATTGGCTGGACCATCGGTGGTGGAGGCGGCTCTCAAACAGGTGGTGGCTCTCGAACAGGAG GCGGCTCTCAAACAGGAGGCATTGGCTGGACCACCGGTGGTGGAGGCGGCTCTGAAACAGGAGGTGGCTCTCGAACAGGAG GCGGCTGGACCACCGGTGGTGGAGGCGGCTCTCAAACAGGAGGTGGCTCTCAAACAGGAGGCATTGGCTGGACCACCGGTGGTGGAGGCGGCTCTCAAACAGGAG GCGGCTCTCAAACAGGAGGCGACCCTCAAACAGGAGGCATTGGCTGGACCACCGGTGGTGGAGGCGGCTCTCAAACAGGAGGTGGCTCTCGAACAGGAGGCGGCTGGACCACCGGTGGTGGAGGCGGCTCTCAAACAGGAG GCGGCTCTCGAACAGGAGGCGACTCTCAAACTGGAGGCATTGGCTGGACCACCGGTGGTGGAGGCGGCTCTCGAACAGGAGGCGACTCTCAAACTGGAGGCATTGACTGGACCACCGGTGGTGGAG GCGGCTCTGAAACAGGAGGTGGCTCTCGAACAGGAGGCGGCTGGACCACCGGTGGTGGAGGCGGCTCTCGAACAGGAGGCGACTCTCAAACTGGAGGCATTGGCTGGACCACCGGTGGTGGAGGCGGTTCTCAAACAGGAGGCATTGGCTGGACCACCGGTGGTGGAGGCGGCTCTGAAACAGGAGGTGGCTCTCGAACAGGAGGCGGCTGGACCACCGGTGGTGGAGGCGGCTCTCGAACAGGAGGCGACTCTCAAACTGGAGGCATTGGCTGGACCACCGGTGGTGGAGGCGGTTCTCAAACAGGAGGCATTGGCTGGACCACCGGTGGTGGAGGCGGCTCTGAAACAGGAGGTGGCTCTCGAACAGGAGGCGGCTGGACCACCGGTGGTGGAGGCGGCTCTCGAACAGGAGGCGACTCTCAAACTGGAGGCATTGGCTGGACCACCGGTGGTGGAGGCGGCTCTCGAACAGGAG GCGGCTCTCAAACAGGAGGCGAGTCTCAAACAGGAGGCATTGGCTGGACCACCGGTGGTGGAGGCGGCTCTCAAACAGGAGGCGGCTGGACCACCGGTCGTGGAGGCGGCTCTCAAACAGGTGGCGGCGGAAGTAGTGGAAGTGGCGGTGGCAATGACGGTGGCGGTGGAGGAAATCAACCAAGGGAACAAACCTGGACCACTGGCTTCACTGGAAGTACCAACACAGGCACTTCCTGGGCTACTGTCACTAGGATTGGTGGAGGAACCCCTGGAACGGGCACCTGGCAAAAGACTGGAAGAGGCAAAGACGAACCAGACAAACAAACTGTTACTTGGAACCCCACTGGTCCCGGACAAAGTGGCGCAAGCACTACTTGGACCGTAACCAGCTCAACTAGTAGCAGTACACAGGGTGGAAGAAAGAGCCGTTCAGTGAAATCAGATCAAG TTTATGAATGGAGAGGTGATGTCACACTGGGTCCCTTCGAAATTGCAGAGAAAGTCGTTTGA
- the LOC119124314 gene encoding uncharacterized transmembrane protein DDB_G0289901-like isoform X18 codes for MRMKHTAACLAALALLGSVCVGYQVPHDQQQAKHVLERPLTWSYPEGPTNPVAPVPDFELRHPVPAATVSVECGERQARVEVQLDFFGIGQFIKPSDLTLGPCGPVAEDTQAHVLIFQPELQDCGSISRTTDDALIYTFSLNYNPTRLGESPVVRTNEAAVIVECHYPRHHNVSSLPLDPQWIPFSAVRVAEEFLYFTLTLRTDDWMYERPRYQYYLGDMIRIEASVRQYHHVPLRVFVESCTATLSPDMNSSPRYTFLEQGCLIDARITGAESRFMQRTTENMLQFQFEAFRFQGADSGMLYITCHLRATSNGHDIDPEHRACSHIQNGWREASGVDSACSSCNALGGNQQPGNPWNPGDLHKGSQNNLGGGGDSQTGGIGWTIGGGGGSQTGGGSRTGGGSQTGGIGWTTGGGGGSETGGGSRTGGDSQTGGIGWTTGGGGSSQTGGGWTTGGGGGSQTGGGSQTGGIGWTTGGGGGSQTGGGSQTGGDPQTGGIGWTTGGGGGSQTGGGSRTGGGWTTGGGGGSQTGGGSRTGGDSQTGGIGWTTGGGGGSRTGGDSQTGGIDWTTGGGGGSETGGGSRTGGGWTTGGGGGSRTGGDSQTGGIGWTTGGGGGSQTGGIGWTTGGGGGSETGGGSRTGGGSQTGGIGWTTGGGGGSETGGGSRTGGGWTTGGGGGSRTGGDSQTGGIGWTTGGGGGSRTGGGSQTGGESQTGGIGWTTGGGGGSQTGGGWTTGRGGGSQTGGGGSSGSGGGNDGGGGGNQPREQTWTTGFTGSTNTGTSWATVTRIGGGTPGTGTWQKTGRGKDEPDKQTVTWNPTGPGQSGASTTWTVTSSTSSSTQGGRKSRSVKSDQVYEWRGDVTLGPFEIAEKVV; via the exons ATGAGAATGAAGCACACCGCTGCGTGCCTTGCGGCACTGGCCCTGCTCGGCAGCGTCTGCGTCGGATATCAGGTGCCCCATGATCAGCAACAGGCCAAGCATGTACTTGAGAGGCCGCTCACCTGGAGCTACCCTGAAGGGCCCACGAATCCGGTCGCGCCTGTGCCCGATTTCGAGCTCAGGCACCCCGTCCCTGCAGCAACCGTATCAGTGGAGTGCGGAGAGAGGCAAGCGCGCGTGGAGGTCCAGTTGGACTTTTTTGGAATAGGCCAGTTCATCAAGCCCTCTGACCTGACGCTGGGTCCTTGTGGCCCAGTGGCTGAGGACACTCAAGCCCATGTGCTGATATTCCAGCCTGAGCTGCAAGACTGCGGCAGCATTTCGCGA ACGACAGATGATGCTCTCATCTACACTTTTTCTCTCAACTATAACCCCACAAGGCTGGGTGAATCCCCTGTTGTGAGGACCAACGAAGCTGCCGTGATTGTGGAATGTCACTACCCAAG GCACCACAACGTGAGCAGCCTCCCACTCGACCCACAATGGATACCATTCTCTGCAGTCAGGGTTGCAGAGGAGTTCTTATACTTCACTCTTACCCTGAGGACCG ACGACTGGATGTACGAGAGGCCTCGTTACCAGTACTACCTGGGAGACATGATCCGTATCGAGGCCTCCGTCAGGCAGTACCACCACGTGCCCCTACGCGTTTTTGTGGAAAGCTGCACGGCTACCCTCTCGCCCGATATGAATTCCAGCCCCAGATATACCTTCCTTGAACAGGG GTGTTTAATTGACGCGAGGATCACAGGCGCAGAGTCCAGGTTCATGCAACGAACAACAGAGAACATGCTCCAGTTCCAGTTTGAGGCATTCAGGTTCCAGGGTGCAGACAGCGGCATG CTTTACATTACCTGCCACTTGAGAGCCACGTCGAACGGCCACGACATTGATCCTGAACACAGGGCCTGCTCCCACATACAGAACGG CTGGAGGGAGGCCAGTGGCGTGGATTCAGCATGCTCCTCCTGTAATGCCCTTGGTGGAAATCAACAACCAGGCAACCCTTGGAACCCTGGTGACCTTCATAAGGGCAGTCAAAATAACCTCGGCGGAGGAGGCGACTCTCAAACAGGAGGCATTGGCTGGACCATCGGTGGTGGAGGCGGCTCTCAAACAGGTGGTGGCTCTCGAACAGGAG GCGGCTCTCAAACAGGAGGCATTGGCTGGACCACCGGTGGTGGAGGCGGCTCTGAAACAGGAGGTGGCTCTCGAACAGGAGGCGACTCTCAAACTGGAGGCATTGGCTGGACCACCGGTGGTGGAGGCAGCTCTCAAACAGGAGGCGGCTGGACCACCGGTGGTGGAGGCGGCTCTCAAACAGGAGGTGGCTCTCAAACAGGAGGCATTGGCTGGACCACCGGTGGTGGAGGCGGCTCTCAAACAGGAG GCGGCTCTCAAACAGGAGGCGACCCTCAAACAGGAGGCATTGGCTGGACCACCGGTGGTGGAGGCGGCTCTCAAACAGGAGGTGGCTCTCGAACAGGAGGCGGCTGGACCACCGGTGGTGGAGGCGGCTCTCAAACAGGAG GCGGCTCTCGAACAGGAGGCGACTCTCAAACTGGAGGCATTGGCTGGACCACCGGTGGTGGAGGCGGCTCTCGAACAGGAGGCGACTCTCAAACTGGAGGCATTGACTGGACCACCGGTGGTGGAG GCGGCTCTGAAACAGGAGGTGGCTCTCGAACAGGAGGCGGCTGGACCACCGGTGGTGGAGGCGGCTCTCGAACAGGAGGCGACTCTCAAACTGGAGGCATTGGCTGGACCACCGGTGGTGGAGGCGGTTCTCAAACAGGAGGCATTGGCTGGACCACCGGTGGTGGAGGCGGCTCTGAAACAGGAGGTGGCTCTCGAACAGGAG GCGGTTCTCAAACAGGAGGCATTGGCTGGACCACCGGTGGTGGAGGCGGCTCTGAAACAGGAGGTGGCTCTCGAACAGGAGGCGGCTGGACCACCGGTGGTGGAGGCGGCTCTCGAACAGGAGGCGACTCTCAAACTGGAGGCATTGGCTGGACCACCGGTGGTGGAGGCGGCTCTCGAACAGGAG GCGGCTCTCAAACAGGAGGCGAGTCTCAAACAGGAGGCATTGGCTGGACCACCGGTGGTGGAGGCGGCTCTCAAACAGGAGGCGGCTGGACCACCGGTCGTGGAGGCGGCTCTCAAACAGGTGGCGGCGGAAGTAGTGGAAGTGGCGGTGGCAATGACGGTGGCGGTGGAGGAAATCAACCAAGGGAACAAACCTGGACCACTGGCTTCACTGGAAGTACCAACACAGGCACTTCCTGGGCTACTGTCACTAGGATTGGTGGAGGAACCCCTGGAACGGGCACCTGGCAAAAGACTGGAAGAGGCAAAGACGAACCAGACAAACAAACTGTTACTTGGAACCCCACTGGTCCCGGACAAAGTGGCGCAAGCACTACTTGGACCGTAACCAGCTCAACTAGTAGCAGTACACAGGGTGGAAGAAAGAGCCGTTCAGTGAAATCAGATCAAG TTTATGAATGGAGAGGTGATGTCACACTGGGTCCCTTCGAAATTGCAGAGAAAGTCGTTTGA
- the LOC119124314 gene encoding uncharacterized transmembrane protein DDB_G0289901-like isoform X22 yields the protein MRMKHTAACLAALALLGSVCVGYQVPHDQQQAKHVLERPLTWSYPEGPTNPVAPVPDFELRHPVPAATVSVECGERQARVEVQLDFFGIGQFIKPSDLTLGPCGPVAEDTQAHVLIFQPELQDCGSISRTTDDALIYTFSLNYNPTRLGESPVVRTNEAAVIVECHYPRHHNVSSLPLDPQWIPFSAVRVAEEFLYFTLTLRTDDWMYERPRYQYYLGDMIRIEASVRQYHHVPLRVFVESCTATLSPDMNSSPRYTFLEQGCLIDARITGAESRFMQRTTENMLQFQFEAFRFQGADSGMLYITCHLRATSNGHDIDPEHRACSHIQNGWREASGVDSACSSCNALGGNQQPGNPWNPGDLHKGSQNNLGGGGDSQTGGIGWTIGGGGGSQTGGGSRTGGGSQTGGIGWTTGGGGGSETGGGSRTGGDSQTGGIGWTTGGGGSSQTGGGWTTGGGGGSQTGGGSQTGGIGWTTGGGGGSQTGGGSQTGGDPQTGGIGWTTGGGGGSQTGGGSRTGGGWTTGGGGGSQTGGGSRTGGDSQTGGIGWTTGGGGGSRTGGDSQTGGIDWTTGGGGGSRTGGDSQTGGIGWTTGGGGGSETGGGSRTGGGWTTGGGGGSRTGGDSQTGGIGWTTGGGGGSQTGGIGWTTGGGGGSETGGGSRTGGGWTTGGGGGSRTGGDSQTGGIGWTTGGGGGSRTGGGSQTGGESQTGGIGWTTGGGGGSQTGGGWTTGRGGGSQTGGGGSSGSGGGNDGGGGGNQPREQTWTTGFTGSTNTGTSWATVTRIGGGTPGTGTWQKTGRGKDEPDKQTVTWNPTGPGQSGASTTWTVTSSTSSSTQGGRKSRSVKSDQVYEWRGDVTLGPFEIAEKVV from the exons ATGAGAATGAAGCACACCGCTGCGTGCCTTGCGGCACTGGCCCTGCTCGGCAGCGTCTGCGTCGGATATCAGGTGCCCCATGATCAGCAACAGGCCAAGCATGTACTTGAGAGGCCGCTCACCTGGAGCTACCCTGAAGGGCCCACGAATCCGGTCGCGCCTGTGCCCGATTTCGAGCTCAGGCACCCCGTCCCTGCAGCAACCGTATCAGTGGAGTGCGGAGAGAGGCAAGCGCGCGTGGAGGTCCAGTTGGACTTTTTTGGAATAGGCCAGTTCATCAAGCCCTCTGACCTGACGCTGGGTCCTTGTGGCCCAGTGGCTGAGGACACTCAAGCCCATGTGCTGATATTCCAGCCTGAGCTGCAAGACTGCGGCAGCATTTCGCGA ACGACAGATGATGCTCTCATCTACACTTTTTCTCTCAACTATAACCCCACAAGGCTGGGTGAATCCCCTGTTGTGAGGACCAACGAAGCTGCCGTGATTGTGGAATGTCACTACCCAAG GCACCACAACGTGAGCAGCCTCCCACTCGACCCACAATGGATACCATTCTCTGCAGTCAGGGTTGCAGAGGAGTTCTTATACTTCACTCTTACCCTGAGGACCG ACGACTGGATGTACGAGAGGCCTCGTTACCAGTACTACCTGGGAGACATGATCCGTATCGAGGCCTCCGTCAGGCAGTACCACCACGTGCCCCTACGCGTTTTTGTGGAAAGCTGCACGGCTACCCTCTCGCCCGATATGAATTCCAGCCCCAGATATACCTTCCTTGAACAGGG GTGTTTAATTGACGCGAGGATCACAGGCGCAGAGTCCAGGTTCATGCAACGAACAACAGAGAACATGCTCCAGTTCCAGTTTGAGGCATTCAGGTTCCAGGGTGCAGACAGCGGCATG CTTTACATTACCTGCCACTTGAGAGCCACGTCGAACGGCCACGACATTGATCCTGAACACAGGGCCTGCTCCCACATACAGAACGG CTGGAGGGAGGCCAGTGGCGTGGATTCAGCATGCTCCTCCTGTAATGCCCTTGGTGGAAATCAACAACCAGGCAACCCTTGGAACCCTGGTGACCTTCATAAGGGCAGTCAAAATAACCTCGGCGGAGGAGGCGACTCTCAAACAGGAGGCATTGGCTGGACCATCGGTGGTGGAGGCGGCTCTCAAACAGGTGGTGGCTCTCGAACAGGAG GCGGCTCTCAAACAGGAGGCATTGGCTGGACCACCGGTGGTGGAGGCGGCTCTGAAACAGGAGGTGGCTCTCGAACAGGAGGCGACTCTCAAACTGGAGGCATTGGCTGGACCACCGGTGGTGGAGGCAGCTCTCAAACAGGAGGCGGCTGGACCACCGGTGGTGGAGGCGGCTCTCAAACAGGAGGTGGCTCTCAAACAGGAGGCATTGGCTGGACCACCGGTGGTGGAGGCGGCTCTCAAACAGGAG GCGGCTCTCAAACAGGAGGCGACCCTCAAACAGGAGGCATTGGCTGGACCACCGGTGGTGGAGGCGGCTCTCAAACAGGAGGTGGCTCTCGAACAGGAGGCGGCTGGACCACCGGTGGTGGAGGCGGCTCTCAAACAGGAG GCGGCTCTCGAACAGGAGGCGACTCTCAAACTGGAGGCATTGGCTGGACCACCGGTGGTGGAGGCGGCTCTCGAACAGGAGGCGACTCTCAAACTGGAGGCATTGACTGGACCACCGGTGGTGGAG GCGGCTCTCGAACAGGAGGCGACTCTCAAACTGGAG GCATTGGCTGGACCACCGGTGGTGGAGGCGGCTCTGAAACAGGAGGTGGCTCTCGAACAGGAGGCGGCTGGACCACCGGTGGTGGAGGCGGCTCTCGAACAGGAGGCGACTCTCAAACTGGAGGCATTGGCTGGACCACCGGTGGTGGAGGCGGTTCTCAAACAGGAGGCATTGGCTGGACCACCGGTGGTGGAGGCGGCTCTGAAACAGGAGGTGGCTCTCGAACAGGAGGCGGCTGGACCACCGGTGGTGGAGGCGGCTCTCGAACAGGAGGCGACTCTCAAACTGGAGGCATTGGCTGGACCACCGGTGGTGGAGGCGGCTCTCGAACAGGAG GCGGCTCTCAAACAGGAGGCGAGTCTCAAACAGGAGGCATTGGCTGGACCACCGGTGGTGGAGGCGGCTCTCAAACAGGAGGCGGCTGGACCACCGGTCGTGGAGGCGGCTCTCAAACAGGTGGCGGCGGAAGTAGTGGAAGTGGCGGTGGCAATGACGGTGGCGGTGGAGGAAATCAACCAAGGGAACAAACCTGGACCACTGGCTTCACTGGAAGTACCAACACAGGCACTTCCTGGGCTACTGTCACTAGGATTGGTGGAGGAACCCCTGGAACGGGCACCTGGCAAAAGACTGGAAGAGGCAAAGACGAACCAGACAAACAAACTGTTACTTGGAACCCCACTGGTCCCGGACAAAGTGGCGCAAGCACTACTTGGACCGTAACCAGCTCAACTAGTAGCAGTACACAGGGTGGAAGAAAGAGCCGTTCAGTGAAATCAGATCAAG TTTATGAATGGAGAGGTGATGTCACACTGGGTCCCTTCGAAATTGCAGAGAAAGTCGTTTGA